The genomic DNA CTCGGGGCGCAGGATCTCGCGCGAGCCGATCTGGATGAGCACCGGCGGCAGGCCGGTGAGGTCGGCGTCGATCGGGGAGACGCGCTCGCCGACCACCTCGTGCCGCTCGTCGACTGAGGCCGTGAAGCGCTGCAGCCCACGGCATGCGCGCACCGTGAACACGTCGCACCGGTCGGAGTAGGGGCTGGCCTCCTTGCGTTCGACGCCGAGGTCGAGCAACGGCGACATGCACGCGATGCCGGCCGGCAGCGGAAGGCCCTCGTCGCGGATGGCCATGGCGGTGAGGAACGCCAGGAACCCGCCCGCCGAGTCGCCGACCAGCGTGATGCGCTCGGGGGAGTAACCCCGGTCGAGCAGCCACCGGTAGCCCGCGAGGCAGTCGGCGACCATGTGCTCGATGGTGACGGCCGGCATCATCCGGAAGTCGACGTTGAGCGCCGGAGCACCGGCCGCGTGCGACACGTACGACACGAGACGTCGGTGCGTGGCCAGGCTGCAGGTGACGAGGGCCCCGCCGTGCAGGTAGAGGATCGCGCGGTCCTCATCGCCGTCGACGCCCGGACCGTGGACCCACTCGGCACCGCAGGACGCGAGCCGGACGCGGTCGATCGTCGTACCGCCCGGTGGGGGGAGGTACTCGGCAGCGCGGTCCAGGATGCGGGAAGGCCAGATCACTGACGGGACAAAGCTCCATGCGACGAGCGTGGGCTTGACGGTGTGGCGCAGCCCAGCTGCCAGGAGCTGGGACCGCTTGCTCGGTGAGGGGCGGCTGGTGCGTACGGCTGTCATCGGCGCCTTCGGCACGTGTGCCTCCTCT from Luteipulveratus halotolerans includes the following:
- a CDS encoding alpha/beta hydrolase, with product MPKAPMTAVRTSRPSPSKRSQLLAAGLRHTVKPTLVAWSFVPSVIWPSRILDRAAEYLPPPGGTTIDRVRLASCGAEWVHGPGVDGDEDRAILYLHGGALVTCSLATHRRLVSYVSHAAGAPALNVDFRMMPAVTIEHMVADCLAGYRWLLDRGYSPERITLVGDSAGGFLAFLTAMAIRDEGLPLPAGIACMSPLLDLGVERKEASPYSDRCDVFTVRACRGLQRFTASVDERHEVVGERVSPIDADLTGLPPVLIQIGSREILRPECEEMVDRLAAAGVGAELQVWKGQVHVFQAAGCWVPEGRDAVRELGAFVRDAVTPHAVAG